Genomic segment of Pongo pygmaeus isolate AG05252 chromosome 1, NHGRI_mPonPyg2-v2.0_pri, whole genome shotgun sequence:
ACCAATTCACCTGTCAAGATTTAGTTCAAGCATCACCTTTTCTACATAGTCATTCTCCATCTCTTCCCTGCAATAAAACTTGTCACTCCCTTCTTTGAAACCATGCTGTACTCTGTGCAGACCTTTCTCATATTTTAACACTTTACTACAATCATTTATGTATTTGCCTGGGTCTCTTTTCTAAATATTAGTAAtaaagtggctgggcacagtggctcacgtttgtaattccagcactttggaagggtaaggttggaggatggcttaagcccaggagtttgagaccagcctgggcaacaaagtgagaccctgtctccacaagaaattttttaaaattacctgggcatggtggcgtgggactgtagtcccagctactcataaggctgaaatggaaggattatatgagcccaggaggtcaaggctgcagtgagccaggatcctgccactgtacttcagcctgggtggggCCTGGCAGTATGCTCAAaaattgtttaatgaatgaagGGCAAGTGGCAAAGACAGGAATAGAACCCAAGACTTTTAACTCCTAGCTTGAGCTTGgttctttctatatatttttctgtctctgcaAATAATTCTAAGAATTCAGATCAACGGACTATCAAAACTTAGATTAAAAAATTCACCTTCAGTTTGAGTTATCAATACAATTACAACTAATAAAAAGCTACAACAAACAGataaaattcctttcctttcttttaagaaACGTTTCTATCACTTTTTTCCtgaatacaaaaaatgaaaacaagtttgGTTACTAATATAGAGCAATGGTTTCACTTACCTTGAATCTTGTGGTCACCTTTTCCACTAGGATGAAGTGAACTTTTTCAGCATCTTTTAAGGCAGTATCAACCCAATGAGATAATTTTCCCTTTCCCGCTCCAAACTCAACAAAGCATCTTCTTGGACCAAGTAACTTTAAATTTTCAATGTTACCTAAAATAGAAGCCTGCAAACTTCACAAGATTATTTTATAAACTAGAGTAAACACATTTGGTTCAAATGGGAAAACAGCAAGGTAATTTCTACATAAGGCAGTATGTTTACATGGATAATTTGtatttgacttaaaatttttctctcttgcttttaaatatttaatatacgGTACTCAGAATCATATCCATGCCctcaattttttatatatgtttctatatattttttgaaatgaaaatatttggcaccctgaaaaggtaaacaaaataaaatcttattaataattacatGTAAAACAGTTATAACAAATGAACAAAAGCCATGTTTAGTAGTTACTACAGCCTAAACATACCTGCTGTTTCAGGTGCTTGGTTGCAGAATCACCATTTTTAGGGTCATTAAGTGCATCGTGTAATGCTGGATGGGACATAATATGATCTTTAAGTGTAGAATTCAAACCTGTGCCAAATATAAGCACAACAGCTTAAGCAGCCAAACATGTAATTGTAGGATTCTGAACAATAGTAGTAACATATTTTAAACCAGAATGGTATCAACTCATATACCACCTAATTACTCTAAAATAATTGAACTTGCAACTTTAGGCAGTCTTACCTTCACTTGCTTTTCTCAATTTCTTAATTAACTTTTCCAACTGCTCTTCAGACAGAGAAGAAATTGGAacctatatacaaaaataaaactaaataatgtAGCCAAAAATTGCTTTAAAGTAGCATTAACAGAGACTGAGTAGAGGTTTACCAATTGGGCAAATCCCATGACAGCTTAGGCTTTCTCTCTATCAAGCCTTTTCCCTAAGCTGCCATCAGAATTGTCCAACTGCTAAACTTCTACTCCGTCTTTGCTGTGCTACTTTAATTTTCCTAACTTCCTCAAGGTCAAGAACAAGTCTAGGCTCAGAAGGGTTCAAGAATCAAAGGGGATTCAGGGCCATATTGTAGCTTCTTTTGTTATGGGGCATGAGCTAGTCTGGGTCTAGGAACTAACCATCACTAACAATATTAAGTCTACAGGAAAATGCATTCtaaattaaaaacagatttaCTTGAGACAAAAATTAGAACATGGCTTATTCGCATCATGAAGAGAGCTtataaataccttttaaaattaaatattaagtcAATGTACTTACTAATTGTTCAGGTATTTCTGTTTCATCCCTTAAGCCTGCATTAATATCTTGAATATAGAAAtccttaacaaaaacaaaacaaaaccataaaacaaCTGTTAATAATGTAAAGCTcacaaaaattaaactaaaatactgattcttccctTTATCCCCTGCTCTGTACCTGccatcctcccttcctccattcATTTCTTCATGAAATCACTATTGAATACTTACTCTAGGCCCTAGTTTGCTTTAGGTATTGGGTACTCCACCACAGCAGATAACAAAAGTGACAAAAATATGTGTTCGTGGATCTTATATTCTAGTGAGGTGATTATCTGAATAAGCACTTACAGTTTAAAGAAATTCATTTGTAAAACTTATTAAAAGTTCTACAGCCTAGACTACTGACAGCATACACTGAGAACTGTAATAATTTTGTCTTATAGTGCTAAAGTAAAAACAGCAAAGTACTAACTACACAATGCTGCTTATCAGACATGCAGCATGACCAAAAACAGATAAGACATAGATATTATAACAATAAGTCtgatttcttctattttaaaatattaattaaaacttGAAAATGTAAATGTCCTGTCACACTAGTTATTTAAATTAATGTaataaggccaggcatagtggctcaggcctgtaatcctagcactttgggaggccaaggcagaaggatcccttgaacccaggaatttgagaccagcctgggcaatatagggagaccctgtctctaaaataaacaaacaaacacacataatGAAATCTTTCTAGTCTGGCTTCAGAAATACAGATTCTAGGTAAGGATCTGTATTACCAttgtccaacagaactttctacaatgatggaaatgttctacatctGCTCTGGTCAATATGGTAACCACTGAAATATGACTAGTGTGACTAAGAAACtagatttgtaattttatttagttttaattcaaatttaaatagaCATATGTGACTAGTGGCTGCCATACTGAACGGTGTGGATCTAGATGAATGAAAAAGTACTGTTTCTACAAATCCTGTTTCAAAAGTGAAAATAACTCTTGGGGACATTATGTTATGTGTAGTAAATGGACTTTTGTTACACGGAGGCAGAAAGGTAACATCCTGATTTTGTGTTGCTAGCTTTACCTATATGGACAGAATGTGTGTTGCTTGCAATGGAAACTGGTGATTGAGTGGAATGAGTGAAGACTGCAGGAATTACAATGTTTTACTGGATAACTGAAAAAAACTATTAATAGAAAACTAGCTGTCAAGTATTAGAATTTGGTGTACTCTTAGTTCAAAATGGTTGCCAAGAGTGCTCCAGGTAACTTATGTTGTagattagatttttaaatgtgaaaactaTTTATATTGGAGAAATTTATAACCAACTAACTTTTATTtagtatacaatattttaaaaaattgttcaccAGTTTCCCAACGTAAAGCAGAATAATGATATGCCTTTACCTGGGTTCCAAGTGTCCTACTCTACATAGTGAATCAGATAAATACtgctttgcatttctttcttcgTCTCATCATTCCACTGCTTTTCTCCATTTCCTTGCCACTGTGTGTTGGTATGCAGTGAAACTCACCCAAGggtttccatttttaataaatttatctaTTCTCTCAAACTTTTCTCTGAACACATATTGCACTTGCTTGCTTTAACTGAAACCTGGAACTTAGGTAaggaagatatttgcaaacaaaGCCAATGTTCTCTCTTTCTATTAAAAGGGCTACGTCCTAagtaggtggtggtggtgagggtcaCCATTTTTCTTCTACACCGTCTTAATGTAAAAATACTTTCTAAACTTATGCCATCTGGCCTGGTGGTTCTCAATTGGGAGGCATTTGAAAATGAATGGGAGTATTTTGTTGTCAAAAGTAACTGAATGGTGCTATTGCAAGACATCCTCCCATAAGTCTCGATTTTCTATGAGTCTTAGAAGTAGAGGCACTGATTATCTTTTTTCCCAGACTACCTTTTCAAGGGAGCTTGTATACCAAGCACCCTTGGAAGACAGAAATGGTGTCACCTGCTGGATCGCATGGCAGCCCTTATTGTACAGCATAATAAATGTCTACTTATGGAACAAAAGTCAGGCAGGTTTGCCTActacccaatttaaaaatatttgtatttcctgGCTGgatttggtggctcacgcctataatcctagcactttgggaggctgaggcaggagtattgcttgacaccagcagttcgagaccagcctgggcaaaacagcgagaaccccatctctacaaaaaataaaaaaataagccaggtgtggtgtcgtctgcctatagtcccagctagtcatgaggtggaggtgagaggattgcttgagtccaggagttcaaggctgcagtgagctatgatcacaccactgcactccagcctgagtgacagagtgagaccctatctctttaaaaaaaaaaattataattcctGAGCTTGGGTTCCTCAGCTATGAAACAAGTACATTCCATGTGCAGCATCTACCAAggcattacataccacatttcaccattcaattttACTGATCAAACACTCACAGGTTTTGGTTTCTCTCTTGAGttacattttttcaaatgctttgctAGTTGATCTTCATATACTGTGctaaatttaaagagaaaattatttcaaatgagaTTTGTGCCAATTACTGTTTCCAGCACAAAAAAAATACCCATATCTGATCCACACTTACTGTTTTGGATCTAAAGGACACAGGATTCTTTTCCGAGCATCTTCTTCCTAATAAATTAAgagatacatttatttaaataaaatatcaagttTATTGCTTACAGATACCAGATATAACTGCAGTGTCTCTGTAATCTCAAAACAAGGTAAGGAAACCTTACAGGGACATAATGAAAAGTTGGCAAAATCAGGTCCCAAGGGTTTAACAAAAACTCTCCAGTGTAGCTGGCTTAAATGTATATGAACAAATACTGCTTTGGACAAACAAGGGTCTATAGCTCCAAACAGGGTATAGAGAAGGCCTACATATGGTGTCTGAAATCTAAGATAGTATCAACTATTATATGTATGACTATTTTATGCacaaccaagaaagaaaaaaatgctacctATTTCATGTTAATTGAcaaatagttgtatatatttatcacatattaggttggtgcaaaagtaattgtgatttttatagcaataaaaataatatacactaTTATTTATGTATGGTTTTAatacaacataatgttttcaaatatgtatacattgtggaatggctaaatcaagctaattaacatgtatCGCCTcatatacttatcattttttggaAAATGCTGCCCATTGACATATGGATTTTAAGATGTATCCTGATTTTagaatgttaaaatgtaaaaataaagtttcttagAAACAATGGAACATGGCATTTTAACCATTTGGATGTGCCATATTTTACTGGCTTTGCAACTTTTTAGTATCAGTTACATCCTACTCATTCCTAAGTTACATCACTTAATAACtgggaatacattctgagaaatgtatctttaggtgattttgtcattgggAGAACATCATACAGTATAGtaacacaaacctagatagtatagcctACTGTACATCTAGCCTATATAGTATAGCCTATTGCTACTAGGAtgtaaacctgtacagcatgttaccatACTAAATACTGTAGGCGATTGTAACAcaatgtatttgtgtatctaaacatatctaaacatagaaaaggtacagtaaaaatagagtattataaccttatgggaccaccatcatatatgtggtctgttgttgactgaaatgtcattatgtggcacatgactatatgaactgggaaaaaagaaaggaaaactgatAATGTTGGCAATTCTACCCAATATTCCACATGAATCTGTATAAATAGGGGTTGTATAACAGTTAAGAACACAGGCCAGCCAGACTGCCTAGGTATGATACCCAGCTCTATCTACCAGCTATGATCCCTATGACCTTAGGTAGGTAGGCTTACTGCCTCATCTGAAAGATGAGAACAAAAATATGTCTTACCTTCTAAGGTTTGAACAAATTGAgctaatagtttaaaaaaaaaaaaactgcctagTACAGTGCTGTACATAGAGTAAGTGGTGACTAAGTGTctgctattattattcttttaaaaatttatttctgttcgAATGTGCCTCTCAGCATGTCCATGAAGCTATTCACACTGAATTTCATGGGAAAGctaagaaattttcatttttttttggaaaatactaTATAttcaatagaagaaaaagaaaatactgtatattatttcttcctttttgctgACTTTAAATCCTAACCTCCATGTAAAAGACTATTCTAACCCCCAGAGCCTAACTGTAGCAtaggaaaaaaaagcacatttaaaatttattagttGAATTTAGAAACAGGAATTCTCAAtcttggcactattgacattttgggctggtaATTCTTTTGAGGGGGTGAGTGCAGGCGGCTGTCCCGTGATTTGTAGGAGGTTTAGCAGCATTTCTGGTCTCCATCCATTAGATGTCAGTGATACTCCTCAGTTTGCCAaccaaaatgtcttcattttgccAAGTGTCCACTGGAGGCAAAATCAGTCCCAGTCGAGAACCACTGGATAAAAATGAGTGGTGTCATCACAGCTATAtatgacacttaaaaaaaaagatggaaacacAATATCCAGTTACATCATTAATTACAGATTCAGGAGGATAGCCACAATTTAAAATGAGATAGCAGTCCTGAAAAGCGTTTCCACTTGATGTTTTGCGGTCTCTCTTCAAGGGTCTAATGACAACATGTCGTTCCTCTCTAGGAATACTAATCAGCTTGTAAGGATTTATTCATATTCTACTATCATCACTATTTGTATTCACCTTCCATATATCTGGATAAGGTGGAGTCTAAATCCTTCTCCTATCGTAACTCTCATTCTTCAACAAGGGATATTTGCCAGTCCCCTCAAAACCAGTCAATACACTATGGGCATAATTCAGAGTTCCCACAACAAGTCACGTCTCCCATATTCCAAAACAAGAATGTCCTTGTTTCAGTATGCTTCACTTTTGGTAAATGCCAGTCAAAACAAAATAGGAAGTAGACTACAACTACGATGGAGAGTGGCAGATGAAGGGTGTCAGGGGACTGATCTGCACTGGATATTGTCTAGAAGAATAAATtccttaagaaataaaataacgcAAATAATACTGAACATTCAGAAGCATGAAATCAGATGCTGATTGCTTTGGTTTATTCTTTATAGTTCTGTGGAACTATAAAGACATGCTCTCTTCCTATCAGCATTTTGCTCCTCTGGTTTTTATTTTCCCATCTCATATATATCCtaaaataatacacatatatacaaatataaagtgTTTGATAGTACATTTATATGCATAACTATTATCAAACAAAATTGTATGCTTTGTTCTCAATTGTAAAAGGTCAATtcgtatatatttaaaaatctttccttcccattccagcAAAGTTGCATTCTTAAAAACTGTAAGtcgaaaaaattttttttttcttttttgagattcagtctggctgtcacccaggctggaatgcagtggtgtgatcccggcttattgccacctccacctcctgggttcaagcgattctcctgcctcggcctaccgagtagctggggttacaggcgtgcaccactacgcccggctgattttcttatttttagtagagagagggtttcatcatgttggccaggttggtctcgagctcctgacctcaagtgatccgcccgcctcggcctcccaaagtgctgggattacaggcgtgagccaccgcgccgggcctcaagtctaaatttttaaaagaaagtttcttcCAACCGCATTCACGAGAAGTACTTCTCTTTCATGAAATAACAATTAGAACACAACTAGTGAAACCTTCGGGACTTCAATCACTACTTTTTCTAAACCACCACTTTCCAGCAGGAAGACGGAGCGGTAGCTTGGGGTAAAAATTAAAACCTATCATTACTATGAGTTAAGATAGAGATAAATAGATCAAGATAAATGGGTCACTGCTGGCGCTTTACTTACAAATTTCTCATCACTAGAACTCATAATCGCTCCGCAAGGAGGGCAAAACTGGGTTTATTAAAGTGAAAGCTGGAGAATCCAGGGGACACAAGCAGAAACCTGTCAAAGAGGGGAGGGGCCGGGTTCCAGCACCGACAGGACCAGGATACTTATTTCCGACTCTTGAGAGAGTAGGGCGATACCACACCTCCGCGGCTCCAGCGTGTTCACCACAAAATCTTTTCCCTGCGGCCACCACCATCCTGCAGAACCGTTTCTTCTTTTCCACGTAGTAACCGCATCTACCCTCAGCTGAAAAACCCGGCGCGTGCGGCGACGTCGCGGAGGTCGCCATAATTCAGGGCTCGATTCGATGTCCAGCATCCGGCAACCAGAAGAAAAGTTAGAAGCTTCCTTCGGGTCTCCTTCCCTTAACAAACATGGCTGCCTCAGCCCCTGCCACACAGGTTAATGCCCGGAACTACCACAACCGTCTTCCCCTTATCCTCCGCAGAACCGGAAGAATCCGATGGTGGCTAGCGAGGGCCAAGTCTCTTACGTCTTTCCCTCGTTTCTCCCTCCCCGCCTCCTCCGCAGAAGCCGAGCGCCAAACTCAAACTCTATCAGGACCTGGACGTCTCTTAGGCTAGTTCCGAGGGACGGGCCTGTTGGGCTTTTCCGCACACCAGCCGGGGCAGCGAGCAAACATGAACCAAGTTCTGTTCCACCAACTAGTCCCGTTGCAGGTGAAATGCAAAGACTGCGAGGAGAGGTAAGGTCCGCGTCATCCAGTGCCCGCGGGTGGCGGTTGGGGTCAGGCCAATGGGGAAAGATGGCGGTTCTAGCCAGTGGGATCCGCCTTGCACCTAGGTGTCGAGTCGGCCCCCCTAGGAAGCGGATAGGGAACCCAGAGGGCCCGGTGGTTACCTCTCACCAAGTCGGCCGTTGCAGAGGGGACTGGAGGAAGGGTGTGAGGAGTTAGGAAGCCGGCTCACATCAAGTTAATGTCAAAAACCCTACCTATGAACGGAATCGTGAAGATTATAGCCCTGCCTTCCCTTTTGACAGATAAGAACTctggcccagagaagttaaaaaaaatttacgtGAGGGCTCACAGCCAGTTCACGGCAGGGTCAGCACTAGAACTCAGGCCTTGGCTCCGAGCCTTTCGCCCCCGTTCTCTTTTGAAGTATGTTGGCAGTAAAGTTCAACTTTTAAAAACCTACCAATTTGGTGGCGTCCTTTGGCTCTTCACATCAGttgctttaaaaaagtaaattacattTAACCGactaaaaatgagaaaagcagatacgtcattaattcattcaataaatattgtctCCTTGTAAAACACCTTACTGGGCACTGGGAATACAGTGGTCAGGAAAAACAGTCCTTTTCTTCATGGAGTTTACAATCACTGGAGGAAATAAAGACCAGTCGTACAGAGAAGTGCAACTTTGATTAAGGAGGTGGTATTATTGGGGCGTAAATAGATTTGACCAGAGGTCAGgagacttaaatttttttctcagttctaACACTCAAtggttgtctctttttttctctgaacgttctttcctcatttgtaaaactgaTATAACATGCGTATTCACGTGTTTGTAATGAGGATCAGGTGTGAAATCGTATGTGAAAACTAAGTGGTGTACAAACgtaacataaaaaatgaagacattgCCTTATTGAGTTGCCAGTAATGTCAAACTGTAGTATATATAGTTCAGAATTCGGTCAAAAATCAATGGCAAGCCGGTCAAGGAGATGGTCCCAAAACCAGCAGCTGCATATGGAGATCTGTAGGTTTAGTTGATCATTCTTTTAAtgctgtccagtatggtagccactagccacgtgTGGTTATTAGACATTTGAAATGGGGCTTATCTCAATTGTTGTGCTTTACGTATGAAAATGCACGTTGGATTTTTAAGACTTActatgaaaaaagaatgtaaaatatctcaatctTTATATTATGTGTCAAATGGCAATATTTTTGGGATATTGGGTTAAAtacaatgtattattaaaattaatttcacgggccgggcgcgg
This window contains:
- the TRMT13 gene encoding tRNA:m(4)X modification enzyme TRM13 homolog isoform X5, with product MATSATSPHAPGFSAEGRCGYYVEKKKRFCRMVVAAGKRFCGEHAGAAEEEDARKRILCPLDPKHTVYEDQLAKHLKKCNSREKPKPDFYIQDINAGLRDETEIPEQLVPISSLSEEQLEKLIKKLRKASEALHDALNDPKNGDSATKHLKQQASILGNIENLKLLGPRRCFVEFGAGKGKLSHWVDTALKDAEKVHFILVEKVTTRFKVDGKHRKKNSVFERLQIDIQHLCLNKIPVLREGKLPVVGIGKHLCGMATDGVSLCHPDWSAVAQSRLTATSASRVQAILLPQPPELLGLQACTTTPG
- the TRMT13 gene encoding tRNA:m(4)X modification enzyme TRM13 homolog isoform X7; the encoded protein is MATSATSPHAPGFSAEGRCGYYVEKKKRFCRMVVAAGKRFCGEHAGAAEEEDARKRILCPLDPKHTVYEDQLAKHLKKCNSREKPKPDFYIQDINAGLRDETEIPEQLVPISSLSEEQLEKLIKKLRKASEALHDALNDPKNGDSATKHLKQQASILGNIENLKLLGPRRCFVEFGAGKGKLSHWVDTALKDAEKVHFILVEKVTTRFKVDGKHRKKNSVFERLQIDIQHLCLNKIPVLREGKLPVVGIGKHLCGMATGVIGDIMWAKNISGL
- the TRMT13 gene encoding tRNA:m(4)X modification enzyme TRM13 homolog isoform X6, with the protein product MATSATSPHAPGFSAEGRCGYYVEKKKRFCRMVVAAGKRFCGEHAGAAEEEDARKRILCPLDPKHTVYEDQLAKHLKKCNSREKPKPDFYIQDINAGLRDETEIPEQLVPISSLSEEQLEKLIKKLRKASEGLNSTLKDHIMSHPALHDALNDPKNGDSATKHLKQQASILGNIENLKLLGPRRCFVEFGAGKGKLSHWVDTALKDAEKVHFILVEKVTTRFKVDGKHRKKNSVFERLQIDIQHLCLNKIPVLREGKLPVVGIGKHLCGMATGVIGDIMWAKNISGL
- the TRMT13 gene encoding tRNA:m(4)X modification enzyme TRM13 homolog isoform X4, giving the protein MATSATSPHAPGFSAEGRCGYYVEKKKRFCRMVVAAGKRFCGEHAGAAEEEDARKRILCPLDPKHTVYEDQLAKHLKKCNSREKPKPDFYIQDINAGLRDETEIPEQLVPISSLSEEQLEKLIKKLRKASEGLNSTLKDHIMSHPALHDALNDPKNGDSATKHLKQQASILGNIENLKLLGPRRCFVEFGAGKGKLSHWVDTALKDAEKVHFILVEKVTTRFKVDGKHRKKNSVFERLQIDIQHLCLNKIPVLREGKLPVVGIGKHLCGMATDGVSLCHPDWSAVAQSRLTATSASRVQAILLPQPPELLGLQACTTTPG